The following coding sequences lie in one Chloroflexota bacterium genomic window:
- a CDS encoding transposase, producing the protein MCLCIRLTRDRNNSRRASEETGRSPEVRLARGETVAQVCKVLGVTDQTFYRWRREYGGLRIDQAKRL; encoded by the coding sequence ATATGCCTGTGTATCCGCTTGACAAGAGATCGCAACAATTCCAGACGCGCCTCTGAAGAAACTGGGAGATCTCCAGAGGTGCGCCTGGCCAGGGGAGAGACCGTGGCCCAGGTGTGCAAGGTCCTTGGGGTAACCGACCAGACCTTCTATCGGTGGCGACGGGAGTACGGCGGCCTGCGCATCGATCAAGCGAAGCGGCTCA